One Pectobacterium colocasium DNA segment encodes these proteins:
- a CDS encoding helix-turn-helix domain-containing protein: MNKPNVSSAGARILRVLKALRGHTLNGVSNGELAAALDDSPANVNRALNTLIEEGLAQKLDNGRFALSMQALQIAQAHANEISRAQDRINEMNQRLLAGSR; encoded by the coding sequence ATGAATAAACCCAATGTTTCCAGCGCAGGCGCTCGGATCTTGCGCGTTCTCAAAGCACTCCGTGGCCATACCCTGAACGGGGTATCAAACGGTGAACTGGCGGCGGCGCTGGACGATTCTCCGGCCAACGTTAACCGCGCCTTGAACACCCTTATTGAGGAAGGACTGGCGCAAAAACTGGATAACGGCAGATTCGCCCTCTCGATGCAGGCGCTACAAATCGCCCAGGCACATGCGAACGAAATTTCCCGTGCGCAAGACCGTATTAACGAAATGAACCAACGCCTGCTGGCTGGCAGTCGCTAA
- a CDS encoding transposase family protein, which translates to MNAALTERLVAIARAARQAGHGERGAIYDAACIELGLSRATLLRKLKEVAVTDKRKKRADAGQSALTRDEAAMISATLMEATRKNGKRLYSIADAVETLRANDMIAAGRIDEATGEFYALSETTISRALRNYGLHPDQLSQPAPVTELASLHPNHVWEIDASLCTLYYLSNGHKGLQVMDSAKFYKNKPANVARIASDRVWSYEITDHTSGWIYVEYVMGSESGENLCSVLINALQDRGGADVLHGVPKLLYLDPGSANTASMTKNLCRALGIDLKAHKAHAARSTGSVEKARDIIERKLEPGLKFQPVHSLEELNALAVKWRSHFNATAIHSRHGQTRTDIWLKINAEQLVKAPSIEVCRELAVATPEERKVKPKLRVPFRGIEYDVSNVPGVRVGDKLLITRNPWRTDVAQVVLTGEDGHDTFFLIDEVTKNEFGFADSAAVIGENYKSHADTPAQTAAKEIEQLVTGTDNATDAAAARKAKALPFGGKLDPYKHIDETTLPAFMPRRGTESDVRSPRIEQRPLTHVEAAKALRERFAARNQTWAAAHFRQLVELYPAGVPEERLDDAVDALLTPVSGNVINIVNGN; encoded by the coding sequence ATGAATGCCGCCCTGACAGAACGATTAGTGGCTATAGCGCGTGCCGCACGGCAGGCCGGGCATGGCGAACGCGGGGCTATCTATGACGCCGCCTGTATTGAGCTGGGGCTATCTCGCGCCACGTTGCTACGCAAGTTAAAGGAGGTCGCCGTGACTGACAAACGCAAAAAACGTGCCGATGCTGGACAAAGCGCCTTGACGCGGGATGAAGCTGCCATGATTTCCGCCACATTGATGGAAGCCACCCGTAAAAACGGCAAGCGCTTGTACTCCATCGCTGACGCCGTAGAGACCCTGCGGGCAAACGACATGATCGCTGCCGGGCGCATTGATGAAGCCACGGGCGAGTTTTATGCCCTGTCAGAGACCACTATCAGCCGTGCTCTGCGCAATTATGGCCTGCATCCCGATCAGTTAAGCCAGCCAGCGCCCGTGACCGAGCTGGCCAGTCTGCACCCTAACCATGTGTGGGAAATCGACGCCTCACTTTGCACCCTCTATTACCTGAGCAACGGACATAAGGGCTTGCAGGTGATGGACAGCGCGAAGTTCTACAAGAACAAGCCCGCCAATGTGGCACGTATCGCCAGTGATCGTGTCTGGAGTTATGAAATCACAGACCACACCAGCGGCTGGATCTACGTCGAGTATGTGATGGGCTCTGAATCTGGTGAAAACCTGTGCTCTGTACTCATCAACGCCCTGCAGGATCGCGGAGGCGCAGATGTGCTGCACGGCGTGCCTAAGCTGCTGTATCTTGACCCCGGTTCAGCCAACACCGCAAGCATGACAAAAAACCTGTGCCGTGCATTGGGTATCGATCTGAAGGCGCATAAAGCCCATGCAGCACGCTCAACAGGCAGCGTTGAGAAGGCCCGCGACATCATCGAACGCAAACTGGAGCCTGGCCTGAAGTTCCAACCGGTTCATAGCCTAGAAGAGCTGAATGCGCTGGCCGTGAAATGGCGTTCCCACTTCAACGCAACCGCCATTCATAGTCGTCACGGACAGACCCGCACCGATATCTGGCTGAAAATCAACGCTGAACAGTTGGTGAAAGCGCCGTCTATTGAGGTTTGCCGCGAACTGGCCGTCGCAACACCAGAAGAGCGCAAGGTCAAGCCGAAGCTGCGCGTGCCGTTCCGTGGCATTGAATACGATGTGTCTAACGTACCCGGCGTGAGGGTCGGTGATAAATTGCTAATCACCCGCAATCCGTGGCGCACCGATGTCGCACAAGTTGTACTGACAGGTGAAGATGGCCACGACACCTTCTTCCTGATCGATGAAGTCACAAAAAATGAATTTGGCTTTGCCGACTCTGCCGCAGTGATAGGCGAAAACTACAAATCACATGCCGATACGCCAGCCCAAACCGCAGCGAAAGAAATTGAACAACTGGTAACGGGAACGGATAACGCGACGGATGCGGCAGCGGCACGTAAAGCGAAGGCGCTGCCGTTCGGCGGCAAACTCGACCCATACAAACACATTGACGAAACCACGTTACCTGCGTTTATGCCGCGTCGTGGTACGGAATCTGATGTACGCAGCCCACGCATCGAACAGCGGCCCCTTACACATGTTGAAGCAGCTAAGGCGCTGCGTGAGCGGTTTGCAGCCCGTAACCAGACATGGGCTGCAGCACACTTTCGCCAACTGGTTGAACTCTATCCCGCTGGCGTGCCGGAAGAACGACTGGATGACGCTGTCGATGCGCTGCTCACGCCGGTTTCCGGCAATGTCATCAATATCGTCAACGGGAATTAA
- a CDS encoding ExeA family protein yields the protein MLVLKQQLKQARLSQAVVARNIAVSEATLAQIVNHDQWPRTNTGEIRQRLTAFLSANGIETQRSFDAVQDGTSHTADTTDLTTEENMLLKKQVLFPATKKAFGLFRDPFSDDAMQGAEDVFTTPDSRYVRESLYQTAKHGGLMAVIGESGAGKSTLRRDLIERINRENAPVIVIEPYVIAMEDNDVKGKTLKAAAIAEAIINTIAPLEGVKRSQEARYRQLHRVLKDSSNAGYSHVLVIEEAHSLPIPTLKHLKRFYELESGFKKLLSIVLIGQPELAVKLSERNMEVREVVQRCEIVELLPLDNSLEAFLTFKVERTGKKLSDIMDSSAIDAIRGRLSSNLGSRKNVSLLYPLAVSNLVIAAMNLAAEIGVPVVNADVVKGV from the coding sequence ATGCTGGTACTGAAACAACAGTTAAAACAGGCACGGCTCTCGCAGGCCGTTGTCGCCAGAAATATCGCTGTGTCAGAGGCCACGCTGGCACAAATTGTTAATCACGACCAGTGGCCACGCACCAACACCGGGGAAATTCGCCAGCGTCTGACAGCCTTTCTGTCGGCTAATGGCATTGAAACACAACGTAGTTTTGATGCTGTGCAGGACGGCACATCCCACACAGCAGATACCACAGACCTCACAACGGAGGAAAACATGTTACTCAAAAAACAGGTGTTATTTCCAGCAACAAAAAAGGCATTCGGACTGTTCCGTGACCCCTTTTCCGATGATGCTATGCAGGGCGCGGAAGACGTTTTTACTACGCCGGATAGCCGCTACGTGCGTGAATCACTGTATCAGACCGCGAAACATGGCGGCCTGATGGCGGTTATCGGCGAGTCTGGAGCGGGTAAATCCACGCTGCGCCGCGACCTTATCGAACGTATCAACCGCGAGAACGCGCCCGTTATCGTGATTGAGCCGTATGTGATTGCGATGGAAGACAACGACGTTAAAGGTAAGACGTTGAAAGCCGCCGCCATTGCCGAAGCGATCATCAACACCATCGCCCCGCTGGAAGGCGTGAAGCGGTCACAAGAAGCACGTTATCGCCAACTGCACCGCGTACTAAAAGACAGCAGCAATGCGGGCTACAGTCACGTTCTTGTGATTGAAGAGGCGCATAGCCTGCCGATCCCCACGCTGAAGCATTTGAAGCGATTTTACGAGCTGGAAAGCGGGTTTAAGAAGTTGCTGTCTATCGTCCTGATCGGTCAGCCAGAGCTAGCCGTCAAGCTAAGCGAACGCAATATGGAAGTTCGTGAAGTCGTCCAGCGCTGTGAAATCGTCGAACTGCTGCCCCTTGATAACAGCCTGGAAGCGTTTCTGACATTCAAAGTTGAGCGCACAGGCAAAAAGCTAAGCGACATTATGGATAGCAGCGCGATTGACGCTATCCGGGGCCGTCTCAGCAGCAATCTCGGCAGTCGGAAGAATGTCAGCCTTCTATACCCGCTGGCCGTTTCCAACTTAGTGATTGCTGCAATGAATCTGGCCGCTGAGATCGGCGTGCCAGTGGTTAATGCTGATGTCGTTAAGGGGGTTTAG
- a CDS encoding transglycosylase SLT domain-containing protein — protein sequence MNWPQITWIALVSLGLGMTLMKHGEPRTDKHSVWWALFGALATAWLLWCGGFFSQVHAAQPPAASKQYRSDLIRNARLDWGLNAPVADFAAQLHQESGWNPRAVSPVGAQGLAQFMPATATWISDIMPELKANQPFNPAWSIRALTRYDRWIWQRVNAADDCQRMAMTLSGYNGGLGWVQRDQKLAAQRGLDRQRWFGHVATVNAGRSAANWRENRHYPQRILQELAPRYLTWGGRSCAEPA from the coding sequence ATGAACTGGCCGCAAATCACCTGGATTGCGTTGGTGTCGCTGGGGTTAGGTATGACCTTGATGAAACATGGCGAACCACGCACGGATAAACACAGCGTCTGGTGGGCGCTATTCGGCGCACTGGCTACAGCTTGGTTGCTCTGGTGCGGCGGTTTCTTCAGTCAGGTTCATGCCGCCCAGCCGCCTGCGGCGTCCAAACAATACCGCAGCGACCTTATCCGTAATGCCCGGCTGGACTGGGGGCTGAATGCGCCAGTGGCCGATTTCGCCGCACAACTCCATCAGGAATCCGGCTGGAATCCCCGCGCAGTCTCGCCCGTTGGCGCGCAGGGATTAGCGCAGTTTATGCCCGCGACGGCGACGTGGATTAGCGACATCATGCCGGAACTAAAAGCCAATCAGCCGTTTAATCCCGCGTGGTCAATTCGTGCATTGACCCGCTATGACCGATGGATCTGGCAGCGTGTTAATGCGGCTGATGACTGCCAACGGATGGCGATGACGCTCTCCGGCTACAACGGTGGGCTGGGCTGGGTACAGCGCGATCAGAAGCTGGCGGCGCAACGTGGGTTAGACCGTCAGCGCTGGTTTGGGCATGTCGCTACCGTCAATGCTGGGCGTTCTGCGGCTAACTGGCGTGAGAACCGTCATTATCCACAGCGCATCCTGCAGGAGTTAGCACCGCGCTATCTGACGTGGGGAGGACGTAGCTGTGCTGAACCTGCTTAA
- a CDS encoding putative holin, translated as MKLNLFRLTRLKRLLGWQLTAVLLLAVIALVSPQQLPVVIYKISLITLAAVLGYWLDRSLFPKAALGQYLVHDPELMKHGEYPVKNGCQRVFAAVLIRRAIIVAAVCLAVAMGL; from the coding sequence ATGAAACTCAACCTCTTTCGACTCACACGCCTGAAACGCCTTTTAGGCTGGCAACTGACTGCCGTGTTGCTGCTGGCGGTGATCGCGCTGGTATCACCGCAGCAACTCCCCGTCGTCATCTACAAAATCTCACTGATCACGCTGGCTGCTGTGTTGGGCTACTGGCTCGACCGTTCATTATTCCCCAAGGCTGCGCTAGGCCAGTATCTGGTACATGACCCAGAATTGATGAAGCACGGCGAATACCCGGTCAAAAATGGCTGCCAGCGGGTATTTGCTGCAGTATTAATCCGTCGCGCCATTATCGTGGCGGCAGTCTGTCTCGCCGTGGCGATGGGTCTATAG
- a CDS encoding helix-turn-helix domain-containing protein, whose amino-acid sequence MSLGERLREERERLGFSQADFAELVGASRKSQIRWEKDESAPSADSISLWANVGLDVLYLITGQAQKSSSKTQKSSEIDEILLGKIVHKLDLLAKQANRRWTPSELVLQSSKIYNFLIKESVVDDDRIDNVLKLVVNN is encoded by the coding sequence ATGTCTCTTGGCGAAAGATTAAGAGAAGAGCGTGAACGACTAGGATTCAGCCAGGCTGATTTTGCTGAGTTAGTCGGTGCATCAAGAAAATCGCAAATAAGGTGGGAAAAAGATGAATCAGCCCCTAGTGCTGATTCAATAAGTCTGTGGGCCAATGTTGGCTTAGACGTGCTGTATCTGATCACTGGGCAAGCTCAGAAATCATCATCAAAGACACAAAAAAGTAGTGAAATAGATGAAATTCTACTGGGTAAGATTGTTCATAAACTGGATTTATTAGCGAAACAAGCCAATCGCAGATGGACACCTAGCGAACTCGTTTTACAGTCATCGAAAATATATAACTTTTTAATTAAAGAGTCGGTAGTTGATGATGATAGGATTGATAACGTGCTTAAACTGGTTGTTAATAATTAA
- a CDS encoding DNA-binding protein, with protein sequence MTPEQVKSRFQQRGMTVTQWAQENGYSREAVYRVLNGITKAKYGQAHEIAVKLGLKTTARAA encoded by the coding sequence ATGACACCCGAACAAGTTAAAAGCCGCTTCCAGCAGCGCGGTATGACCGTCACCCAATGGGCACAGGAGAATGGTTATTCCCGTGAAGCTGTCTATCGCGTACTGAACGGCATCACAAAAGCCAAGTACGGCCAGGCACATGAAATCGCCGTCAAACTCGGCCTTAAAACCACGGCCCGTGCCGCCTGA
- a CDS encoding DUF3486 family protein, with product MARRSTIDKLPEDARRWLERALTESGFSGYAELESLLREQGYIISKSAIHRYGQKIEKRFGAIRAATEAARMLTEGAADDQDARSEAVIALIQTELFESIVQLQEADEEEIDHKERVALLSKVAKNVATLSRASVNLKKFQTEVRTKAQQAASNAEKIARKGGLSTDAVQALRREILGIAS from the coding sequence ATGGCCCGTCGCAGCACTATCGACAAACTGCCGGAGGATGCCCGCCGCTGGTTGGAGCGGGCGCTGACCGAGTCAGGCTTCAGTGGGTATGCCGAACTGGAAAGCCTGCTGCGTGAGCAGGGTTACATCATCAGTAAGTCGGCGATCCACCGTTATGGCCAGAAGATTGAAAAGCGTTTCGGTGCTATTCGTGCAGCAACAGAAGCCGCCCGCATGTTGACCGAAGGCGCAGCCGACGATCAGGATGCGCGTTCGGAGGCGGTCATCGCGCTGATCCAGACTGAACTGTTCGAAAGCATCGTCCAGTTACAGGAAGCTGACGAAGAGGAAATCGATCACAAAGAGCGTGTCGCGCTGTTGTCCAAAGTGGCCAAGAACGTCGCCACGCTGTCGCGGGCCAGCGTCAACCTGAAGAAGTTCCAGACTGAAGTCAGAACCAAAGCGCAGCAAGCGGCAAGCAATGCCGAGAAGATTGCCCGCAAAGGTGGCCTGTCAACTGACGCGGTGCAGGCGCTGCGCCGGGAGATTCTGGGGATTGCGTCATGA
- a CDS encoding DUF7713 domain-containing protein, with product MSEREMLVPGIPKFREYVDCTNTLHKFENVLYEIPGGMGFWIRATERVDGPGYQFKSAVESSPYIAYLGLHEKIQNALSQKHLVWQSDQPSMLTGKLAGTIRHDGVVIDGKLIGYDDLIGLLTTHEGFSIEVKITD from the coding sequence ATGAGCGAAAGAGAAATGCTGGTTCCAGGAATACCGAAATTCAGAGAATACGTGGATTGCACTAATACTCTCCATAAATTTGAGAACGTTCTCTATGAGATACCCGGTGGTATGGGGTTTTGGATTAGGGCGACTGAACGTGTTGATGGGCCAGGGTATCAGTTTAAATCAGCCGTTGAATCCTCACCTTATATCGCTTACCTGGGGCTGCATGAAAAAATACAGAATGCATTATCCCAGAAGCATCTTGTCTGGCAGTCCGACCAACCATCTATGCTCACCGGAAAGCTTGCGGGAACGATCAGGCATGACGGGGTTGTTATTGATGGAAAACTCATTGGTTATGACGATCTTATTGGCCTGCTTACGACCCACGAAGGTTTCTCAATAGAAGTGAAAATTACTGACTAA
- a CDS encoding DUF3102 domain-containing protein, with product MARTKSQPVELVEDAPLAGDLNVKLNALTEHRMQVMAQFGDGLPYERDRIVHEARFYMAQSAEAMLEAGKRLVILKENEPHGDFTEIVENQLGLAQRTARMMMQAALKYLSPALEPKRQALAVLGKTKLFELMTEDDDELSALADGGTIAGATLDDIDRMTSRELKAALREARETNTAQQRVLTDKNQKIDDLTTKLDKKSRIQPPPPDQEAEKLRKEVSAIAFEAEAAITVRLHTAFSTLQNYCMDHQIDTPKDFMTGLICQVESAINSLRHTFDLEATPTGSERPTWLDAPEPVIPRTDA from the coding sequence ATGGCACGCACCAAATCACAACCGGTTGAATTAGTAGAAGACGCCCCGTTAGCGGGCGATCTGAATGTGAAACTCAATGCGCTGACTGAGCACCGTATGCAGGTAATGGCTCAGTTCGGTGACGGCCTGCCGTATGAACGTGATCGTATCGTTCACGAAGCGCGTTTTTATATGGCCCAATCAGCCGAGGCCATGCTGGAAGCCGGTAAGCGTCTAGTTATTCTCAAAGAAAATGAACCTCATGGTGATTTTACTGAGATTGTAGAAAACCAGCTAGGATTGGCACAGCGCACAGCACGTATGATGATGCAGGCTGCTCTCAAATACTTATCCCCAGCACTAGAGCCAAAACGGCAAGCGCTTGCCGTTTTAGGTAAAACAAAATTATTCGAACTAATGACAGAGGATGATGATGAACTCTCTGCATTAGCTGATGGCGGCACTATCGCGGGGGCAACGCTCGATGATATCGACCGCATGACCAGCCGCGAGCTGAAAGCCGCTCTGCGCGAAGCCCGCGAAACCAATACGGCCCAGCAACGCGTTCTGACCGACAAAAACCAGAAGATAGATGACCTAACCACCAAACTGGATAAGAAATCTCGCATTCAGCCACCGCCACCCGATCAGGAAGCAGAGAAACTGCGCAAAGAGGTTAGTGCCATTGCCTTTGAAGCGGAAGCTGCCATCACCGTTCGTCTTCACACAGCGTTTTCAACGCTACAAAACTATTGCATGGATCATCAGATAGATACGCCTAAAGATTTCATGACTGGCCTGATATGTCAGGTTGAATCGGCTATCAACAGCCTCCGCCACACATTCGACCTAGAGGCAACGCCTACCGGTAGCGAACGTCCGACATGGCTGGATGCGCCGGAACCTGTGATTCCGCGTACCGACGCATAA